A window from Chrysemys picta bellii isolate R12L10 chromosome 20, ASM1138683v2, whole genome shotgun sequence encodes these proteins:
- the CFAP126 gene encoding protein Flattop isoform X1, with amino-acid sequence MATNYKAGQYEDAFIAQNLQNWTLPKLYKEHPSAREGYTQFIANDRGHLLPTVPRSKASPWGTFMGTWEMPLKIPPAKLNLTSRSAAAASHLTDWIHKSTALTSACNGLRPQITGKPREPESHTQPTKELSSKNSRASSRGSQGPRSSAKMPPEEEAYHKGSTPSKVPLSRQPGCMDVRIKGATSQEISGSRKPGSKEAWHRGSISSEVPLSRQPGCMDVRIKEISSPKVPASNRPPSREANPRRAISAEVPAASRPGSMEAKAKGVSSPELVVSGCPGSMEANPRGAISLEALASGRPGSKASEAAETQKRMSRRAAEGNGSMSPKMEGSARSQSCPEERFEQTFN; translated from the exons ATGGCAACGAACTACAAAGCggggcag TATGAGGATGCCTTCATTGCACAGAATTTGCAAAACTGGACCCTGCCCAAGCTCTACAAGGAG CACCCCTCTGCCCGGGAAGGCTACACCCAATTTATAGCCAATGACCGAGGACacctgctccccacagtgccACGTTCAAAG gctTCCCCCTGGGGCACATTTATGGGAACCTGGGAGATGCCACTGAAGATTCCCCCAGCCAAACTGAACCTGACCTCCCGCTCGGCTGCCGCAGCCTCGCACCTCACGGACTGGATCCACAAGTCCACTGCACTGACCAGCGCCTGCAACGGCCTCCGCCCGCAGATCACTGGCAAG CCTCGAGAGCCTGAATCACACACGCAGCCCACAAAGGAGCTTTCCAGTAAGAACAGCCGAGCATCTAGCAGAGGCTCCCAGGGCCCCAGGTCCTCAGCCAAAATGCCCCCTGAAGAAGAGGCTTATCACAAAGGATCCACCCCCTCCAAGGTCCCACTATCACGCCAGCCTGGCTGCATGGATGTTCGAATCAAAGGAGCTACCTCCCAAGAGATCTCAGGTTCGCGCAAGCCAGGATCAAAGGAGGCTTGGCACAGAGGAAGCATATCATCTGAGGTCCCATTGTCACGCCAACCCGGCTGCATGGATGTTCGAATCAAAGAGATctcctcacccaaagtcccagcTTCCAACCGACCTCCTTCAAGGGAAGCTAATCCCAGGCGAGCCATCTCCGCCGAAGTCCCAGCTGCAAGTCGACCTGGGTCAATGGAGGCTAAAGCCAAAGGAGTCAGCTCACCTGAGCTCGTGGTTTCAGGTTGTCCTGGGTCAATGGAGGCCAATCCCAGGGGAGCCATCTCACTTGAGGCGTTGGCATCAGGCCGCCCTGGTTCAAAGGCTAGCGAAGCAGCTGAGACCCAGAAGAGGATGTCAAggagggcagcagaggggaacgGGAGCATGTCACCCAAGATGGAAGGGTCAGCAAGATCCCAGTCCTGCCCTGAAGAAAGATTTGAGCAAACATTCAACTGA
- the CFAP126 gene encoding protein Flattop isoform X2, whose protein sequence is MATNYKAGQYEDAFIAQNLQNWTLPKLYKEHPSAREGYTQFIANDRGHLLPTVPRSKASPWGTFMGTWEMPLKIPPAKLNLTSRSAAAASHLTDWIHKSTALTSACNGLRPQITGKDTGQPVSKGLTLQH, encoded by the exons ATGGCAACGAACTACAAAGCggggcag TATGAGGATGCCTTCATTGCACAGAATTTGCAAAACTGGACCCTGCCCAAGCTCTACAAGGAG CACCCCTCTGCCCGGGAAGGCTACACCCAATTTATAGCCAATGACCGAGGACacctgctccccacagtgccACGTTCAAAG gctTCCCCCTGGGGCACATTTATGGGAACCTGGGAGATGCCACTGAAGATTCCCCCAGCCAAACTGAACCTGACCTCCCGCTCGGCTGCCGCAGCCTCGCACCTCACGGACTGGATCCACAAGTCCACTGCACTGACCAGCGCCTGCAACGGCCTCCGCCCGCAGATCACTGGCAAG GACACTGGCCAGCCCGTTTCTAAAGGGTTAACTTTGCAGCACTGA